The Culex pipiens pallens isolate TS chromosome 2, TS_CPP_V2, whole genome shotgun sequence DNA window TCAAAGCATTTGGCACAacaatgttttgaaacattaatGGCGAGCTTTATATATCACTGTAAAGTAAGCTTTTAATGTTATAtcacattttgacatttcttagaatgtttcaaaacactaaCTCAACACTAGTGAGGGCAATAAAAGTTTGGCAGTATTTCGTGGTATGTTTATGTTTGCTGCAGGAAAATCGTTCGGCGTCCATAAAATTGTGAGTAAATTATACTTAGTTTTACTGGGCTCAGTGTTAAATTATTCTCTTTGCATTGACAGTTTCTTCTCGTCACAAGATACAAATTTCCAGCTGCGATGGCTTCCTGCCAGAACTAAACCATGAAGGAGGATGTCCAGATTTCGCTCTACGCCAGCTTTTCGTCCAAGTCACGGATCTCTCGGGCAAGTAAAGTATCTCGCGCGTCACCGGCGACATGAAGGCCAAGGCCGATCGTGACGAGGCCTCACCCTACGCCGCTCAGGACGTCGTCGAAAAGTGCAAGTCGCTGCGTGCCACCGGCGGAAACCGCACCAAGACACCGGGACCGGGTGCCCAGTTGGTGCTCCGTGCCTTGGCCTGTTCGTCGAAGAATATTGTGAATTTTGTGAATATTGTGAATATAGTGCTATGTAGTGTAATCATAAATAAATGCTCTGTTTTAATTTGTGAGGTGTTTTCATTTTTCCTGAATGACACGAAGTTGTTCCTCAAGGAAGGCTTAGTCGACAAAAAGCATCTGACTAAACATATTTCAGGTCGGACGAGACGGCTGGCGCAGGGCATC harbors:
- the LOC120422238 gene encoding 40S ribosomal protein S14-like produces the protein MKAKADRDEASPYAAQDVVEKCKSLRATGGNRTKTPGPGAQLVLRALACSSKNIVNFVNIVNIVLCSVIINKCSVLICEVFSFFLNDTKLFLKEGLVDKKHLTKHISGRTRRLAQGI